A DNA window from Pyrus communis chromosome 3, drPyrComm1.1, whole genome shotgun sequence contains the following coding sequences:
- the LOC137729300 gene encoding probable E3 ubiquitin-protein ligase ARI2 isoform X3: MEDCLGNDEEYYYSDQDSLDVIENEDCDLQWIPPKGATTKVITKESLLTAQKEDLRRVMEMLFLREHHARTLLIHHRWDVDKLFAVYVEKGKSWLFAEAGVTVVEHHDLDPSPPNSPVMCAICIEDVPSNETTKMDCGHCFCNTCWTEHFVVKINEGQSKRIRCMAHKCNAICDEAVVRNLVSKKHPQLAEKFDRFLLESYIEDNKRVKWCPSTPHCGNAIRVEDDQFCEIECSCGLQFCFSCLSQAHSPCSCLMWELWAKKCRDESETVNWITVHTKPCPKCHKPVEKNGGCNLVSCICGQAFCWLCGGATGRNHTWSSIAGHSCGRYKEDKEQNAERAKRDLYRYMHYHNRYKAHTDSFKLESNLEESIQKKVSISEEKDSNLRDFSWVNNGLSRLFRSRRVLSYSYPFAFYMFGEELFKDEMTTEEREIKQNLFEDQQQQLEENVEKLSKCLESPFDQYSENEVMDIRMQVINLSAVTDTLCQKMYDCIETDLLGSLQLGIHNIAPYKSKGIEKASDLPISWVNNADKGPVLHCGTSVQLKHVSSSADSVLGGSTELEQPSGFGSSDESGCSSRKRARKEGLGGGFDLNLPAEVDRSDS; encoded by the exons ATGGAGGATTGCTTGGGCAACGACGAGGAGTACTATTACTCCGATCAGGACTCTCTCGACGTCATCGAGAATGAAGACTGTGATCTTCAGTGGATTCCCCCCAAGGGCGCCACTACTAAG GTGATTACCAAAGAATCTCTTTTGACTGCACAG AAGGAGGATTTGCGCAGGGTGATGGAAATGCTATTCCTTAGGGAGCACCATGCCAGGACTTTACTTATTCATCATCGCTGGGATGTTGATAAGCTTTTTGCAGTGTATGTAGAGAAGGGAAAATCTTGGTTGTTTGCTGAAGCAGGTGTAACTGTCGTTGAGCATCACGATCTTGATCCATCACCTCCCAATTCACCAGTAATGTGTGCTATTTGTATAGAAGATGTACCTAGTAATGAGACGACAAAAATGGATTGTGGACATTGCTTTTGCAACACTT GTTGGACAGAGCATTTCGTCGTAAAGATAAATGAGGGTCAAAGTAAGCGCATTAGGTGCATGGCTCACAAATGCAATGCCATTTGTGATGAAGCCGTTGTCAGAAATCTAGTCAGTAAGAAGCATCCCCAGCTTGCTGAAAAATTTGACCGTTTTCTTCTTGAGTCATATATTGAGGACAATAAAAGGGTTAAGTGGTGCCCAAGCACTCCTCATTGTGGGAATGCAATACGCGTGGAGGATGATCAGTTTTGTGAGATAGAATGTTCATGTGGTCTACAATTTTGTTTCAGTTGTTTGTCACAAGCTCATTCACCTTGTTCATGTTTAATGTGGGAGCTTTGGGCCAAGAAGTGCCGAGATGAATCAGAGACAGTTAATTGGATCACAGTTCATACAAAACCTTGTCCCAAATGTCACAAACCCGTGGAGAAGAATGGTGGCTGCAACCTTGTGAGCTGTATCTGTGGACAAGCATTTTG TTGGCTATGTGGTGGAGCGACTGGTCGAAACCATACGTGGTCAAGTATTGCAGGTCATAGCTGTGGTCGGTACAAAGAAGACAAAGAACAAAATGCTGAGAGGGCAAAGCGGGATCTTTACCGGTATATGCACTATCATAACCGTTACAAAGCTCATACTGATTCCTTTAAGCTTGAAAGTAACTTGGAGGAGAGTATACAAAAGAAGGTGTCAATTTCAGAGGAGAAGGACTCGAATCTCAGAGATTTTAGTTGGGTAAACAATGGACTCTCCAGACTTTTCAGATCAAGGAGGGTTCTTTCATATTCGTACCCATTTGCTTTTTATATGTTTGGAGAAGAGCTGTTTAAGGATGAGATGACAACggaggaaagggaaataaaacaaaatttgtttgaGGACCAGCAGCAGCAACTTGAGGAAAATGTTGAGAAATTATCCAAGTGTTTGGAGTCGCCTTTTGATCAGTATAGTGAGAATGAAGTTATGGATATAAGGATGCAAGTGATCAATCTCTCGGCAGTTACAGATACCCTATGTCAGAAAAT GTATGACTGTATTGAGACTGATTTATTGGGCTCTCTACAACTTGGTATCCACAACATAGCTCCTTACAAGTCAAAGGGCATTGAGAAGGCATCAGACCTTCCCATTAGTTGGGTCAATAATGCTGATAAAGGTCCGGTGTTGCATTGCGGCACAAGCG TACAACTTAAGCATGTATCTTCATCTGCCGATAGTGTTCTTG GAGGATCGACAGAACTGGAACAACCTTCAGGTTTTGGAAGTTCAGATGAGAGTGGATGCTCTTCTCGGAAGCGTGCTAGGAAGGAGGGTCTTGGAGGTGGTTTTGATCTAAACTTGCCAGCAGAGGTTGACAGATCTGATTCATGA
- the LOC137729300 gene encoding probable E3 ubiquitin-protein ligase ARI2 isoform X1 has translation MLFVSIRKDLTFWCIGIWVAFHSLNNFRIFFDISYDYCFWVFLSNKFWLCCSVLIWEFDGVSVLLQVITKESLLTAQKEDLRRVMEMLFLREHHARTLLIHHRWDVDKLFAVYVEKGKSWLFAEAGVTVVEHHDLDPSPPNSPVMCAICIEDVPSNETTKMDCGHCFCNTCWTEHFVVKINEGQSKRIRCMAHKCNAICDEAVVRNLVSKKHPQLAEKFDRFLLESYIEDNKRVKWCPSTPHCGNAIRVEDDQFCEIECSCGLQFCFSCLSQAHSPCSCLMWELWAKKCRDESETVNWITVHTKPCPKCHKPVEKNGGCNLVSCICGQAFCWLCGGATGRNHTWSSIAGHSCGRYKEDKEQNAERAKRDLYRYMHYHNRYKAHTDSFKLESNLEESIQKKVSISEEKDSNLRDFSWVNNGLSRLFRSRRVLSYSYPFAFYMFGEELFKDEMTTEEREIKQNLFEDQQQQLEENVEKLSKCLESPFDQYSENEVMDIRMQVINLSAVTDTLCQKMYDCIETDLLGSLQLGIHNIAPYKSKGIEKASDLPISWVNNADKGPVLHCGTSVQLKHVSSSADSVLGGSTELEQPSGFGSSDESGCSSRKRARKEGLGGGFDLNLPAEVDRSDS, from the exons ATGTTGTTTGTTTCAATTCGGAAAGACCTAACTTTTTGGTGTATTGGAATTTGGGTTGCTTTTCACTCTCTTAATAACTTTCGCATTTTTTTCGACATTTCATATGATTATTGCTTTTGGGTATTTCTGTCAAATAAGTTTTGGCTCTGTTGTTCTGTACTTATTTGGGAGTTTGACGGTGTTTCTGTACTGTTGCAGGTGATTACCAAAGAATCTCTTTTGACTGCACAG AAGGAGGATTTGCGCAGGGTGATGGAAATGCTATTCCTTAGGGAGCACCATGCCAGGACTTTACTTATTCATCATCGCTGGGATGTTGATAAGCTTTTTGCAGTGTATGTAGAGAAGGGAAAATCTTGGTTGTTTGCTGAAGCAGGTGTAACTGTCGTTGAGCATCACGATCTTGATCCATCACCTCCCAATTCACCAGTAATGTGTGCTATTTGTATAGAAGATGTACCTAGTAATGAGACGACAAAAATGGATTGTGGACATTGCTTTTGCAACACTT GTTGGACAGAGCATTTCGTCGTAAAGATAAATGAGGGTCAAAGTAAGCGCATTAGGTGCATGGCTCACAAATGCAATGCCATTTGTGATGAAGCCGTTGTCAGAAATCTAGTCAGTAAGAAGCATCCCCAGCTTGCTGAAAAATTTGACCGTTTTCTTCTTGAGTCATATATTGAGGACAATAAAAGGGTTAAGTGGTGCCCAAGCACTCCTCATTGTGGGAATGCAATACGCGTGGAGGATGATCAGTTTTGTGAGATAGAATGTTCATGTGGTCTACAATTTTGTTTCAGTTGTTTGTCACAAGCTCATTCACCTTGTTCATGTTTAATGTGGGAGCTTTGGGCCAAGAAGTGCCGAGATGAATCAGAGACAGTTAATTGGATCACAGTTCATACAAAACCTTGTCCCAAATGTCACAAACCCGTGGAGAAGAATGGTGGCTGCAACCTTGTGAGCTGTATCTGTGGACAAGCATTTTG TTGGCTATGTGGTGGAGCGACTGGTCGAAACCATACGTGGTCAAGTATTGCAGGTCATAGCTGTGGTCGGTACAAAGAAGACAAAGAACAAAATGCTGAGAGGGCAAAGCGGGATCTTTACCGGTATATGCACTATCATAACCGTTACAAAGCTCATACTGATTCCTTTAAGCTTGAAAGTAACTTGGAGGAGAGTATACAAAAGAAGGTGTCAATTTCAGAGGAGAAGGACTCGAATCTCAGAGATTTTAGTTGGGTAAACAATGGACTCTCCAGACTTTTCAGATCAAGGAGGGTTCTTTCATATTCGTACCCATTTGCTTTTTATATGTTTGGAGAAGAGCTGTTTAAGGATGAGATGACAACggaggaaagggaaataaaacaaaatttgtttgaGGACCAGCAGCAGCAACTTGAGGAAAATGTTGAGAAATTATCCAAGTGTTTGGAGTCGCCTTTTGATCAGTATAGTGAGAATGAAGTTATGGATATAAGGATGCAAGTGATCAATCTCTCGGCAGTTACAGATACCCTATGTCAGAAAAT GTATGACTGTATTGAGACTGATTTATTGGGCTCTCTACAACTTGGTATCCACAACATAGCTCCTTACAAGTCAAAGGGCATTGAGAAGGCATCAGACCTTCCCATTAGTTGGGTCAATAATGCTGATAAAGGTCCGGTGTTGCATTGCGGCACAAGCG TACAACTTAAGCATGTATCTTCATCTGCCGATAGTGTTCTTG GAGGATCGACAGAACTGGAACAACCTTCAGGTTTTGGAAGTTCAGATGAGAGTGGATGCTCTTCTCGGAAGCGTGCTAGGAAGGAGGGTCTTGGAGGTGGTTTTGATCTAAACTTGCCAGCAGAGGTTGACAGATCTGATTCATGA
- the LOC137729300 gene encoding probable E3 ubiquitin-protein ligase ARI2 isoform X5: MLFVSIRKDLTFWCIGIWVAFHSLNNFRIFFDISYDYCFWVFLSNKFWLCCSVLIWEFDGVSVLLQVITKESLLTAQKEDLRRVMEMLFLREHHARTLLIHHRWDVDKLFAVYVEKGKSWLFAEAGVTVVEHHDLDPSPPNSPVMCAICIEDVPSNETTKMDCGHCFCNTCWTEHFVVKINEGQSKRIRCMAHKCNAICDEAVVRNLVSKKHPQLAEKFDRFLLESYIEDNKRVKWCPSTPHCGNAIRVEDDQFCEIECSCGLQFCFSCLSQAHSPCSCLMWELWAKKCRDESETVNWITVHTKPCPKCHKPVEKNGGCNLVSCICGQAFCWLCGGATGRNHTWSSIAGHSCGRYKEDKEQNAERAKRDLYRYMHYHNRYKAHTDSFKLESNLEESIQKKVSISEEKDSNLRDFSWVNNGLSRLFRSRRVLSYSYPFAFYMFGEELFKDEMTTEEREIKQNLFEDQQQQLEENVEKLSKCLESPFDQYSENEVMDIRMQVINLSAVTDTLCQKMYDCIETDLLGSLQLGIHNIAPYKSKGIEKASDLPISWVNNADKGPVLHCGTSVQLKHVSSSADSVLGNVLT, encoded by the exons ATGTTGTTTGTTTCAATTCGGAAAGACCTAACTTTTTGGTGTATTGGAATTTGGGTTGCTTTTCACTCTCTTAATAACTTTCGCATTTTTTTCGACATTTCATATGATTATTGCTTTTGGGTATTTCTGTCAAATAAGTTTTGGCTCTGTTGTTCTGTACTTATTTGGGAGTTTGACGGTGTTTCTGTACTGTTGCAGGTGATTACCAAAGAATCTCTTTTGACTGCACAG AAGGAGGATTTGCGCAGGGTGATGGAAATGCTATTCCTTAGGGAGCACCATGCCAGGACTTTACTTATTCATCATCGCTGGGATGTTGATAAGCTTTTTGCAGTGTATGTAGAGAAGGGAAAATCTTGGTTGTTTGCTGAAGCAGGTGTAACTGTCGTTGAGCATCACGATCTTGATCCATCACCTCCCAATTCACCAGTAATGTGTGCTATTTGTATAGAAGATGTACCTAGTAATGAGACGACAAAAATGGATTGTGGACATTGCTTTTGCAACACTT GTTGGACAGAGCATTTCGTCGTAAAGATAAATGAGGGTCAAAGTAAGCGCATTAGGTGCATGGCTCACAAATGCAATGCCATTTGTGATGAAGCCGTTGTCAGAAATCTAGTCAGTAAGAAGCATCCCCAGCTTGCTGAAAAATTTGACCGTTTTCTTCTTGAGTCATATATTGAGGACAATAAAAGGGTTAAGTGGTGCCCAAGCACTCCTCATTGTGGGAATGCAATACGCGTGGAGGATGATCAGTTTTGTGAGATAGAATGTTCATGTGGTCTACAATTTTGTTTCAGTTGTTTGTCACAAGCTCATTCACCTTGTTCATGTTTAATGTGGGAGCTTTGGGCCAAGAAGTGCCGAGATGAATCAGAGACAGTTAATTGGATCACAGTTCATACAAAACCTTGTCCCAAATGTCACAAACCCGTGGAGAAGAATGGTGGCTGCAACCTTGTGAGCTGTATCTGTGGACAAGCATTTTG TTGGCTATGTGGTGGAGCGACTGGTCGAAACCATACGTGGTCAAGTATTGCAGGTCATAGCTGTGGTCGGTACAAAGAAGACAAAGAACAAAATGCTGAGAGGGCAAAGCGGGATCTTTACCGGTATATGCACTATCATAACCGTTACAAAGCTCATACTGATTCCTTTAAGCTTGAAAGTAACTTGGAGGAGAGTATACAAAAGAAGGTGTCAATTTCAGAGGAGAAGGACTCGAATCTCAGAGATTTTAGTTGGGTAAACAATGGACTCTCCAGACTTTTCAGATCAAGGAGGGTTCTTTCATATTCGTACCCATTTGCTTTTTATATGTTTGGAGAAGAGCTGTTTAAGGATGAGATGACAACggaggaaagggaaataaaacaaaatttgtttgaGGACCAGCAGCAGCAACTTGAGGAAAATGTTGAGAAATTATCCAAGTGTTTGGAGTCGCCTTTTGATCAGTATAGTGAGAATGAAGTTATGGATATAAGGATGCAAGTGATCAATCTCTCGGCAGTTACAGATACCCTATGTCAGAAAAT GTATGACTGTATTGAGACTGATTTATTGGGCTCTCTACAACTTGGTATCCACAACATAGCTCCTTACAAGTCAAAGGGCATTGAGAAGGCATCAGACCTTCCCATTAGTTGGGTCAATAATGCTGATAAAGGTCCGGTGTTGCATTGCGGCACAAGCG TACAACTTAAGCATGTATCTTCATCTGCCGATAGTGTTCTTG GTAATGTTTTAACCTGA
- the LOC137729300 gene encoding probable E3 ubiquitin-protein ligase ARI2 isoform X2, whose product MLFVSIRKDLTFWCIGIWVAFHSLNNFRIFFDISYDYCFWVFLSNKFWLCCSVLIWEFDGVSVLLQVITKESLLTAQKEDLRRVMEMLFLREHHARTLLIHHRWDVDKLFAVYVEKGKSWLFAEAGVTVVEHHDLDPSPPNSPVMCAICIEDVPSNETTKMDCGHCFCNTCWTEHFVVKINEGQSKRIRCMAHKCNAICDEAVVRNLVSKKHPQLAEKFDRFLLESYIEDNKRVKWCPSTPHCGNAIRVEDDQFCEIECSCGLQFCFSCLSQAHSPCSCLMWELWAKKCRDESETVNWITVHTKPCPKCHKPVEKNGGCNLVSCICGQAFCWLCGGATGRNHTWSSIAGHSCGRYKEDKEQNAERAKRDLYRYMHYHNRYKAHTDSFKLESNLEESIQKKVSISEEKDSNLRDFSWVNNGLSRLFRSRRVLSYSYPFAFYMFGEELFKDEMTTEEREIKQNLFEDQQQQLEENVEKLSKCLESPFDQYSENEVMDIRMQVINLSAVTDTLCQKMYDCIETDLLGSLQLGIHNIAPYKSKGIEKASDLPISWVNNADKGPVLHCGTSGGSTELEQPSGFGSSDESGCSSRKRARKEGLGGGFDLNLPAEVDRSDS is encoded by the exons ATGTTGTTTGTTTCAATTCGGAAAGACCTAACTTTTTGGTGTATTGGAATTTGGGTTGCTTTTCACTCTCTTAATAACTTTCGCATTTTTTTCGACATTTCATATGATTATTGCTTTTGGGTATTTCTGTCAAATAAGTTTTGGCTCTGTTGTTCTGTACTTATTTGGGAGTTTGACGGTGTTTCTGTACTGTTGCAGGTGATTACCAAAGAATCTCTTTTGACTGCACAG AAGGAGGATTTGCGCAGGGTGATGGAAATGCTATTCCTTAGGGAGCACCATGCCAGGACTTTACTTATTCATCATCGCTGGGATGTTGATAAGCTTTTTGCAGTGTATGTAGAGAAGGGAAAATCTTGGTTGTTTGCTGAAGCAGGTGTAACTGTCGTTGAGCATCACGATCTTGATCCATCACCTCCCAATTCACCAGTAATGTGTGCTATTTGTATAGAAGATGTACCTAGTAATGAGACGACAAAAATGGATTGTGGACATTGCTTTTGCAACACTT GTTGGACAGAGCATTTCGTCGTAAAGATAAATGAGGGTCAAAGTAAGCGCATTAGGTGCATGGCTCACAAATGCAATGCCATTTGTGATGAAGCCGTTGTCAGAAATCTAGTCAGTAAGAAGCATCCCCAGCTTGCTGAAAAATTTGACCGTTTTCTTCTTGAGTCATATATTGAGGACAATAAAAGGGTTAAGTGGTGCCCAAGCACTCCTCATTGTGGGAATGCAATACGCGTGGAGGATGATCAGTTTTGTGAGATAGAATGTTCATGTGGTCTACAATTTTGTTTCAGTTGTTTGTCACAAGCTCATTCACCTTGTTCATGTTTAATGTGGGAGCTTTGGGCCAAGAAGTGCCGAGATGAATCAGAGACAGTTAATTGGATCACAGTTCATACAAAACCTTGTCCCAAATGTCACAAACCCGTGGAGAAGAATGGTGGCTGCAACCTTGTGAGCTGTATCTGTGGACAAGCATTTTG TTGGCTATGTGGTGGAGCGACTGGTCGAAACCATACGTGGTCAAGTATTGCAGGTCATAGCTGTGGTCGGTACAAAGAAGACAAAGAACAAAATGCTGAGAGGGCAAAGCGGGATCTTTACCGGTATATGCACTATCATAACCGTTACAAAGCTCATACTGATTCCTTTAAGCTTGAAAGTAACTTGGAGGAGAGTATACAAAAGAAGGTGTCAATTTCAGAGGAGAAGGACTCGAATCTCAGAGATTTTAGTTGGGTAAACAATGGACTCTCCAGACTTTTCAGATCAAGGAGGGTTCTTTCATATTCGTACCCATTTGCTTTTTATATGTTTGGAGAAGAGCTGTTTAAGGATGAGATGACAACggaggaaagggaaataaaacaaaatttgtttgaGGACCAGCAGCAGCAACTTGAGGAAAATGTTGAGAAATTATCCAAGTGTTTGGAGTCGCCTTTTGATCAGTATAGTGAGAATGAAGTTATGGATATAAGGATGCAAGTGATCAATCTCTCGGCAGTTACAGATACCCTATGTCAGAAAAT GTATGACTGTATTGAGACTGATTTATTGGGCTCTCTACAACTTGGTATCCACAACATAGCTCCTTACAAGTCAAAGGGCATTGAGAAGGCATCAGACCTTCCCATTAGTTGGGTCAATAATGCTGATAAAGGTCCGGTGTTGCATTGCGGCACAAGCG GAGGATCGACAGAACTGGAACAACCTTCAGGTTTTGGAAGTTCAGATGAGAGTGGATGCTCTTCTCGGAAGCGTGCTAGGAAGGAGGGTCTTGGAGGTGGTTTTGATCTAAACTTGCCAGCAGAGGTTGACAGATCTGATTCATGA
- the LOC137729300 gene encoding probable E3 ubiquitin-protein ligase ARI2 isoform X4: MEDCLGNDEEYYYSDQDSLDVIENEDCDLQWIPPKGATTKVITKESLLTAQKEDLRRVMEMLFLREHHARTLLIHHRWDVDKLFAVYVEKGKSWLFAEAGVTVVEHHDLDPSPPNSPVMCAICIEDVPSNETTKMDCGHCFCNTCWTEHFVVKINEGQSKRIRCMAHKCNAICDEAVVRNLVSKKHPQLAEKFDRFLLESYIEDNKRVKWCPSTPHCGNAIRVEDDQFCEIECSCGLQFCFSCLSQAHSPCSCLMWELWAKKCRDESETVNWITVHTKPCPKCHKPVEKNGGCNLVSCICGQAFCWLCGGATGRNHTWSSIAGHSCGRYKEDKEQNAERAKRDLYRYMHYHNRYKAHTDSFKLESNLEESIQKKVSISEEKDSNLRDFSWVNNGLSRLFRSRRVLSYSYPFAFYMFGEELFKDEMTTEEREIKQNLFEDQQQQLEENVEKLSKCLESPFDQYSENEVMDIRMQVINLSAVTDTLCQKMYDCIETDLLGSLQLGIHNIAPYKSKGIEKASDLPISWVNNADKGPVLHCGTSGGSTELEQPSGFGSSDESGCSSRKRARKEGLGGGFDLNLPAEVDRSDS, from the exons ATGGAGGATTGCTTGGGCAACGACGAGGAGTACTATTACTCCGATCAGGACTCTCTCGACGTCATCGAGAATGAAGACTGTGATCTTCAGTGGATTCCCCCCAAGGGCGCCACTACTAAG GTGATTACCAAAGAATCTCTTTTGACTGCACAG AAGGAGGATTTGCGCAGGGTGATGGAAATGCTATTCCTTAGGGAGCACCATGCCAGGACTTTACTTATTCATCATCGCTGGGATGTTGATAAGCTTTTTGCAGTGTATGTAGAGAAGGGAAAATCTTGGTTGTTTGCTGAAGCAGGTGTAACTGTCGTTGAGCATCACGATCTTGATCCATCACCTCCCAATTCACCAGTAATGTGTGCTATTTGTATAGAAGATGTACCTAGTAATGAGACGACAAAAATGGATTGTGGACATTGCTTTTGCAACACTT GTTGGACAGAGCATTTCGTCGTAAAGATAAATGAGGGTCAAAGTAAGCGCATTAGGTGCATGGCTCACAAATGCAATGCCATTTGTGATGAAGCCGTTGTCAGAAATCTAGTCAGTAAGAAGCATCCCCAGCTTGCTGAAAAATTTGACCGTTTTCTTCTTGAGTCATATATTGAGGACAATAAAAGGGTTAAGTGGTGCCCAAGCACTCCTCATTGTGGGAATGCAATACGCGTGGAGGATGATCAGTTTTGTGAGATAGAATGTTCATGTGGTCTACAATTTTGTTTCAGTTGTTTGTCACAAGCTCATTCACCTTGTTCATGTTTAATGTGGGAGCTTTGGGCCAAGAAGTGCCGAGATGAATCAGAGACAGTTAATTGGATCACAGTTCATACAAAACCTTGTCCCAAATGTCACAAACCCGTGGAGAAGAATGGTGGCTGCAACCTTGTGAGCTGTATCTGTGGACAAGCATTTTG TTGGCTATGTGGTGGAGCGACTGGTCGAAACCATACGTGGTCAAGTATTGCAGGTCATAGCTGTGGTCGGTACAAAGAAGACAAAGAACAAAATGCTGAGAGGGCAAAGCGGGATCTTTACCGGTATATGCACTATCATAACCGTTACAAAGCTCATACTGATTCCTTTAAGCTTGAAAGTAACTTGGAGGAGAGTATACAAAAGAAGGTGTCAATTTCAGAGGAGAAGGACTCGAATCTCAGAGATTTTAGTTGGGTAAACAATGGACTCTCCAGACTTTTCAGATCAAGGAGGGTTCTTTCATATTCGTACCCATTTGCTTTTTATATGTTTGGAGAAGAGCTGTTTAAGGATGAGATGACAACggaggaaagggaaataaaacaaaatttgtttgaGGACCAGCAGCAGCAACTTGAGGAAAATGTTGAGAAATTATCCAAGTGTTTGGAGTCGCCTTTTGATCAGTATAGTGAGAATGAAGTTATGGATATAAGGATGCAAGTGATCAATCTCTCGGCAGTTACAGATACCCTATGTCAGAAAAT GTATGACTGTATTGAGACTGATTTATTGGGCTCTCTACAACTTGGTATCCACAACATAGCTCCTTACAAGTCAAAGGGCATTGAGAAGGCATCAGACCTTCCCATTAGTTGGGTCAATAATGCTGATAAAGGTCCGGTGTTGCATTGCGGCACAAGCG GAGGATCGACAGAACTGGAACAACCTTCAGGTTTTGGAAGTTCAGATGAGAGTGGATGCTCTTCTCGGAAGCGTGCTAGGAAGGAGGGTCTTGGAGGTGGTTTTGATCTAAACTTGCCAGCAGAGGTTGACAGATCTGATTCATGA
- the LOC137729300 gene encoding probable E3 ubiquitin-protein ligase ARI2 isoform X6: MLFVSIRKDLTFWCIGIWVAFHSLNNFRIFFDISYDYCFWVFLSNKFWLCCSVLIWEFDGVSVLLQVITKESLLTAQKEDLRRVMEMLFLREHHARTLLIHHRWDVDKLFAVYVEKGKSWLFAEAGVTVVEHHDLDPSPPNSPVMCAICIEDVPSNETTKMDCGHCFCNTCWTEHFVVKINEGQSKRIRCMAHKCNAICDEAVVRNLVSKKHPQLAEKFDRFLLESYIEDNKRVKWCPSTPHCGNAIRVEDDQFCEIECSCGLQFCFSCLSQAHSPCSCLMWELWAKKCRDESETVNWITVHTKPCPKCHKPVEKNGGCNLVSCICGQAFCWLCGGATGRNHTWSSIAGHSCGRYKEDKEQNAERAKRDLYRYMHYHNRYKAHTDSFKLESNLEESIQKKVSISEEKDSNLRDFSWVNNGLSRLFRSRRVLSYSYPFAFYMFGEELFKDEMTTEEREIKQNLFEDQQQQLEENVEKLSKCLESPFDQYSENEVMDIRMQVINLSAVTDTLCQKMYDCIETDLLGSLQLGIHNIAPYKSKGIEKASDLPISWVNNADKGPVLHCGTSGNVLT; the protein is encoded by the exons ATGTTGTTTGTTTCAATTCGGAAAGACCTAACTTTTTGGTGTATTGGAATTTGGGTTGCTTTTCACTCTCTTAATAACTTTCGCATTTTTTTCGACATTTCATATGATTATTGCTTTTGGGTATTTCTGTCAAATAAGTTTTGGCTCTGTTGTTCTGTACTTATTTGGGAGTTTGACGGTGTTTCTGTACTGTTGCAGGTGATTACCAAAGAATCTCTTTTGACTGCACAG AAGGAGGATTTGCGCAGGGTGATGGAAATGCTATTCCTTAGGGAGCACCATGCCAGGACTTTACTTATTCATCATCGCTGGGATGTTGATAAGCTTTTTGCAGTGTATGTAGAGAAGGGAAAATCTTGGTTGTTTGCTGAAGCAGGTGTAACTGTCGTTGAGCATCACGATCTTGATCCATCACCTCCCAATTCACCAGTAATGTGTGCTATTTGTATAGAAGATGTACCTAGTAATGAGACGACAAAAATGGATTGTGGACATTGCTTTTGCAACACTT GTTGGACAGAGCATTTCGTCGTAAAGATAAATGAGGGTCAAAGTAAGCGCATTAGGTGCATGGCTCACAAATGCAATGCCATTTGTGATGAAGCCGTTGTCAGAAATCTAGTCAGTAAGAAGCATCCCCAGCTTGCTGAAAAATTTGACCGTTTTCTTCTTGAGTCATATATTGAGGACAATAAAAGGGTTAAGTGGTGCCCAAGCACTCCTCATTGTGGGAATGCAATACGCGTGGAGGATGATCAGTTTTGTGAGATAGAATGTTCATGTGGTCTACAATTTTGTTTCAGTTGTTTGTCACAAGCTCATTCACCTTGTTCATGTTTAATGTGGGAGCTTTGGGCCAAGAAGTGCCGAGATGAATCAGAGACAGTTAATTGGATCACAGTTCATACAAAACCTTGTCCCAAATGTCACAAACCCGTGGAGAAGAATGGTGGCTGCAACCTTGTGAGCTGTATCTGTGGACAAGCATTTTG TTGGCTATGTGGTGGAGCGACTGGTCGAAACCATACGTGGTCAAGTATTGCAGGTCATAGCTGTGGTCGGTACAAAGAAGACAAAGAACAAAATGCTGAGAGGGCAAAGCGGGATCTTTACCGGTATATGCACTATCATAACCGTTACAAAGCTCATACTGATTCCTTTAAGCTTGAAAGTAACTTGGAGGAGAGTATACAAAAGAAGGTGTCAATTTCAGAGGAGAAGGACTCGAATCTCAGAGATTTTAGTTGGGTAAACAATGGACTCTCCAGACTTTTCAGATCAAGGAGGGTTCTTTCATATTCGTACCCATTTGCTTTTTATATGTTTGGAGAAGAGCTGTTTAAGGATGAGATGACAACggaggaaagggaaataaaacaaaatttgtttgaGGACCAGCAGCAGCAACTTGAGGAAAATGTTGAGAAATTATCCAAGTGTTTGGAGTCGCCTTTTGATCAGTATAGTGAGAATGAAGTTATGGATATAAGGATGCAAGTGATCAATCTCTCGGCAGTTACAGATACCCTATGTCAGAAAAT GTATGACTGTATTGAGACTGATTTATTGGGCTCTCTACAACTTGGTATCCACAACATAGCTCCTTACAAGTCAAAGGGCATTGAGAAGGCATCAGACCTTCCCATTAGTTGGGTCAATAATGCTGATAAAGGTCCGGTGTTGCATTGCGGCACAAGCG GTAATGTTTTAACCTGA